The proteins below come from a single uncultured Dethiosulfovibrio sp. genomic window:
- a CDS encoding diguanylate cyclase, whose product MKVLIAEDDKTTQVMLESLLRKWGYETVVVSDGSHAWRILSEEGAPSLAVIDWLMPGMEGTDICRKVRERNYKQGIYQYIILLTVQGDQEDIVKGLEAGADDYVIKPFDSQELQMRLSVGKRILDLQAKLAFSASHDHLTRLLNRHALFDRLSGEIARADREDGPLVLALLDLDHFKVVNDTYGHIAGDDVLRAIAKEIPRYLRPYDVLGRYGGEEFVVILPGVSLDEGFIIMDRVREGISAKAIKTKEGTITVTISAGMAQYAPPMTMDDLISQADRALYRAKDGGRNLICY is encoded by the coding sequence GTGAAGGTTCTCATAGCGGAGGACGATAAAACCACTCAGGTAATGCTCGAATCGCTGCTTCGTAAATGGGGCTACGAGACGGTGGTGGTCTCCGACGGCAGCCACGCCTGGCGTATCCTGTCCGAAGAGGGAGCGCCGTCGCTGGCGGTGATAGACTGGCTCATGCCCGGCATGGAGGGCACCGACATATGCCGAAAGGTCAGAGAGAGAAACTATAAGCAGGGGATATATCAATACATAATCCTTCTGACCGTCCAGGGCGATCAGGAGGACATTGTGAAAGGCCTTGAGGCAGGGGCGGATGACTACGTTATAAAGCCCTTCGACTCCCAGGAGCTCCAGATGAGGCTGTCGGTGGGCAAGAGGATACTGGACCTTCAGGCCAAGCTGGCCTTCAGTGCGAGCCACGACCATTTGACCAGGTTGCTAAATCGCCACGCCCTTTTCGATCGGCTTTCCGGCGAGATAGCCCGGGCGGACAGGGAAGATGGGCCGTTGGTGTTGGCCCTACTGGACCTAGACCACTTCAAGGTCGTCAACGACACCTACGGCCATATCGCCGGAGACGATGTCCTGAGGGCCATAGCCAAAGAGATTCCTCGGTATCTCAGACCTTACGACGTCTTAGGCAGATACGGAGGAGAGGAGTTTGTGGTTATCCTACCTGGAGTCTCTCTGGATGAGGGCTTTATCATAATGGACAGGGTCAGAGAGGGCATATCGGCAAAAGCCATAAAGACAAAAGAAGGGACGATTACCGTCACCATTTCCGCCGGTATGGCCCAGTACGCCCCTCCTATGACCATGGACGACCTGATCTCCCAGGCGGATCGGGCTCTCTATAGGGCCAAAGACGGCGGGCGAAACCTGATCTGCTATTAA